The Malus domestica chromosome 10, GDT2T_hap1 genome contains a region encoding:
- the LOC103446755 gene encoding uncharacterized protein encodes MEHSPKFKPLLSQSSSRRRRTSTDSNSPEFEFWRNPSCPQPNLLSADELFVDGVLLPLHLLPRPLPNNSDPPDPYPRFSDPNTQPISQPPVPDPEPLLEPDPESEPGPGPELSAAPVLTASKRWRDIFKKGEKKSVKGDEIDKDKDKKKERKGGRSGASSAELNINIWPFSRSRSAGNVYTRPKPFGAQATRRVNSAPCSRSNSTGDSKSRKWPPASPGRPGVHLGRSSPVWQVRRGASAAAKSNSEPQARNAEKGTKQEVPEIRRSKKTAGSVVAGGSGSKARVLNLNVPICIGYRSHLSCRSENSAVGVGVGGGSSSINLRGGVIGGVNGGGGNGVGGNGGAGGNLFNLRSLFTKKVY; translated from the coding sequence ATGGAGCACAGCCCCAAATTCAAACCCCTCCTTTCACAGAGCAGCAGTCGAAGAAGGCGAACCAGCACCGATTCGAACTCTCCCGAGTTCGAGTTCTGGAGAAATCCCTCTTGCCCTCAGCCCAATCTCCTCTCCGCCGACGAGCTCTTCGTCGATGGCGTCCTCCTCCCTCTCCACCTCCTCCCCCGGCCTCTCCCTAACAACTCCGACCCACCTGACCCATATCCAAGATTTTCCGACCCAAATACACAACCCATCTCGCAACCACCTGTGCCTGACCCAGAACCCTTATTGGAACCGGACCCGGAATCGGAACCGGGCCCAGGACCCGAGTTGTCAGCTGCTCCGGTTCTAACCGCATCTAAGCGTTGGAGAGACATTTTCAAGAAGGGGGAGAAAAAATCAGTCAAAGGCGACGAGATAGATAAAGAcaaagacaagaagaaagagcGGAAGGGCGGCAGGAGCGGAGCGAGCTCGGCCGAGCTGAACATTAATATATGGCCATTTTCGCGCAGTAGATCCGCCGGAAACGTGTATACCCGACCCAAACCATTCGGAGCTCAAGCGACCCGAAGGGTGAACAGTGCGCCGTGTTCAAGGAGCAACTCAACCGGGGATTCGAAGTCTAGAAAGTGGCCGCCTGCGAGTCCGGGTCGGCCCGGAGTCCATTTGGGTCGGAGCAGCCCGGTTTGGCAGGTCAGGCGTGGAGCCTCCGCGGCTGCAAAGAGCAACTCCGAACCACAAGCTCGAAATGCTGAAAAGGGCACAAAACAAGAAGTACCCGAGATTCGCCGGAGCAAAAAAACCGCCGGATCAGTTGTCGCCGGCGGCAGTGGCTCGAAAGCTAGAGTCTTGAATTTGAATGTTCCGATCTGTATTGGGTACAGAAGCCATTTGAGCTGTAGAAGTGAGAATAGTGCTGTAGGAGTCGGGGTCGGCGGTGGCAGCAGCAGCATCAACCTTCGTGGTGGTGTTATCGGCGGCGTTAACGGTGGAGGTGGCAATGGCGTCGGTGGGAATGGTGGGGCTGGTGGTAATCTTTTTAATCTGCGCAGCCTTTTCACTAAGAAGGTGTATTAA